In Ruania zhangjianzhongii, the following proteins share a genomic window:
- a CDS encoding nuclear transport factor 2 family protein produces MSEDILSTLPAPVQQFVTAINTGDTEAFVAVFTADGYVDDWGRVLSGPDGVRSWAGSDAIGAGAQMTILTAEVEGDTVSTHFSWSSNVFNGESDGIFTLAGDKIAGFRIPPAH; encoded by the coding sequence GGTGCAGCAGTTCGTGACGGCGATCAACACCGGGGATACCGAGGCGTTCGTGGCGGTGTTCACCGCCGACGGCTACGTGGACGACTGGGGCCGGGTACTCAGCGGTCCGGACGGTGTGCGCTCCTGGGCGGGGTCGGACGCGATCGGCGCCGGCGCGCAGATGACGATCCTTACCGCCGAGGTCGAGGGCGACACGGTCAGCACGCACTTCTCCTGGTCCAGCAACGTGTTCAACGGTGAGTCGGACGGGATCTTCACCCTGGCCGGGGACAAGATCGCCGGGTTCCGCATCCCGCCGGCACACTGA